One region of Trichoderma breve strain T069 chromosome 7 map unlocalized scaffold00007, whole genome shotgun sequence genomic DNA includes:
- a CDS encoding flavin-binding monooxygenase-like domain-containing protein, with amino-acid sequence MSKSVCIVGAGPSGLVAAKTLLHNAPKGHFKVSIFDSQAAIGGLWPTSKTDSGRLVHPLMVANQSRHTVQFSDLAWEDDAPQFPRAWQVGKYLEQYRSRYLSGNPDFELRLKSRVAKAEKRDDGTEGWKIHIQSGDKEEARDFDYLIVASGYFGKPIIPECFKNAKTSVPIIHSSQYRDLKGLLGEGKEKGGKILIVGGQMSGVEIAGTIASHLSSAVNSPEESEITGIDKYSIYNAIQRPIWVFPLFTSPEPTFTAAPFAPLDLGSYNVNNRPRPLENTQGHISQEHANMVHTIFESSLGDQEQFSSLLMPNQQERDQPAYLAVSDWYSDFVRSGMITLSFGKVLSLEGDLVTLDDHGAQIDDIAAVVLATGFDPSPCVDFLPKDILNTLQHSPKHLSQALALAFHGTHHPDVPNLGFVGFYRSPYWGVMQMHARFITDLWSGQTGSKLEALERKLQTDDSIKRTLSLRDDPRLSQFPMGDYMYLMQEFSEALSIPMHESIMPKTPTTSRNNLPLDTLTPARYPSPSDSPEAKAEAEKSLKQTRDVAVECLTTPRFVARGVFRSLLGTWRLERDLNSRLPSHPSGKFVGTAQFLLRERTSDGLQCASDPNSIDACDENGGGEDLEYLYIEDGEFQTSAGFGFKATRRYIWRYDSKKDVISVWFAKPDDQKRADYLFHEIEFEAPPLEDNEKREKEGWAAKAGHLCIDDYYNVKYNFAFKAVNLEKWSIEYTVNGPKKDYTIHGTYERI; translated from the exons ATGTCCAAGTCTGTTTGCATTGTCG GCGCCGGGCCTTCTGGTCTTGTTGCGGCCAAGACGCTCCTCCACAATGCACCCAAAGGACACTTCAAAGTCAGCATCTTTGACAGTCAAGCCGCCATTGGAGGGCTGTGGCCGACCTCAAAGACGGATTCAGGGCGTCTAGTACATCCATTGATGGTTGCGAACCAGAGCAGACACACTGTTCAGTTCAGCGACTTGGCGTGGGAAGACGATGCGCCGCAATTCCCCCGCGCGTGGCAGGTTGGCAAGTACTTGGAGCAGTATCGGAGTAGATACCTCAGTGGCAATCCTGATTTCGAGCTTCGATTGAAGAGCCGTGtggcaaaggcagagaagcgGGATGATGGTACAGAAGGCTGGAAAATCCACATTCAGTCGGGGGACAAGGAAGAGGCGAGGGATTTTGACTACTTGATCGTTGCTTCTGGATACTTTGGCAAACCCATCATTCCCGAATGCTTCAAAAACGCAAAGACGTCCGTTCCAATCATCCACAGCAGCCAGTACCGCGATTTGAAGGGTCTGTTAGGagagggcaaggagaagggagGCAAGATTCTCATCGTGGGAGGCCAAATGTCCGGCGTTGAGATTGCAGGCACCATAGCGAGCCATCTCTCATCTGCCGTCAACTCCCCGGAAGAATCAGAAATTACTGGAATCGACAAATACTCCATTTACAATGCAATTCAGCGGCCTATCTGGGTGTTTCCTCTTTTCACCAGCCCCGAG CCCACGTTTACAGCAGCTCCCTTTGCACCTTTAGATCTGGGTTCTTACAACGTCAACAACCGACCCAGGCCACTCGAGAATACGCAGGGCCATATCAGCCAAGAGCATGCAAATATGGTTCACACCATCTTTGAATCGTCACTCGGTGACCAAGAACAATTCTCTTCTCTACTGATGCCTAACCAACAGGAAAGAGACCAACCGGCATATCTGGCTGTTAGCGATTGGTACAGCGATTTCGTGAGATCCGGGATGATTACTCTGTCATTTGGCAAAGTTCTTTCCCTGGAGGGCGACCTGGTCACATTGGATGATCATGGGGCTCAGATCGATGACATAGCTGCCGTAGTCCTTGCGACAGGCTTTGATCCCTCTCCATGTGTCGATTTCCTACCAAAGGATATTCTCAACACCCTCCAGCACTCTCCAAAACACCTCAGCCAAGCGCTGGCCTTGGCGTTCCACGGCACCCATCATCCAGACGTCCCAAATCTCGGATTTGTTGGATTCTATCGATCCCCATACTGGGGAGTTATGCAAATGCATGCTCGATTCATTACTGATCTTTGGTCTGGCCAAACTGGCTCGAAATTAGAGGCACTGGAGCGAAAACTCCAAACAGACGACTCCATCAAGCGAACACTCAGCTTGCGAGATGACCCTAGGCTTTCACAGTTCCCCATGGgtgactacatgtacctcaTGCAAGAATTTTCCGAAGCGCTTTCCATACCAATGCACGAATCCATCATGCCAAAGACTCCGACAACCTCTCGCAATAACCTTCCTCTCGATACGCTCACGCCCGCTCGATATCCGTCACCCAGCGATAGCCCTGAAGCAAaagccgaggccgagaaATCGTTAAAGCAGACTCGTGATGTTGCTGTCGAATGCCTCACAACTCCCCGTTTCGTCGCACGAGGCGTTTTCAGGAGCCTTCTTGGCACATGGCGGCTTGAACGCGATCTCAACAGTCGACTTCCTTCCCACCCGAGCGGCAAGTTTGTAGGCACCGCCCAGTTTCTGCTCCGTGAACGGACGTCGGACGGCCTTCAGTGTGCCTCTGATCCAAACAGCATCGATGCTTGCGACGAGAATGGCGGTGGAGAGGATCTGGAATATCTGTATATCGAAGACGGCGAATTCCAAACCTCGGCTGGTTTCGGATTCAAAGCGACTCGTCGATACATCTGGCGATACGACTCTAAGAAAGATGTCATCAGCGTATGGTTTGCCAAGCCAGACGACCAGAAGCGCGCAGACTATCTCTTCCATGAAATCGAGTTCGAAGCGCCCCCGCTCGAGGACAACGAGAAGCGCGAAAAGGAAGGCTGGGCGGCAAAGGCTGGACATCTTTGCATTGACGATTACTACAATGTCAAGTACAACTTTGCGTTCAAGGCTGTGAATTTGGAGAAATGGAGTATAGAGTATACTGTTAATGGTCCGAAGAAGGATTATACGATTCATGGCACGTATGAGCGGATATGA
- a CDS encoding NAD(P)H-binding domain-containing protein produces MASPHHVLILGGHGKIAQLLTPLLLKRSWTVTSVIRKQEQVPAVEKLGAGLPGRLSVLVRSIEDVDSQEKAASILDEVNPDYVAWSAGAGGKYGAEGTYRIDRDAAINFINAAAAKPSISRFLLVSYNGSRRKAAPWWTASEWEDYHKNINFGVLATYYQAKIAADEVLYEVSKQSPTLVGIDLRPGRLTDDPKGNVTLGRNKNVKGEVPRETSGWIDLLQGDDDINEAVAAVVRDGVDAAEGEDIYAKYA; encoded by the exons ATGGCTTCACCACACcacgtcctcatcctcggcggCCACGGCAAAATCGCCCAGCTTCTCACCCCACTGCTCCTCAAGCGCTCATGGACCGTCACCAGCGTGATCCGCAAACAAGAACAAGTGCCCGCCGTCGAAAAGCTCGGCGCCGGATTACCAGGCCGTCTCAGCGTCCTTGTCCGAAGCATCGAAGACGTCGATAGCCAAGAGAAGGCAGCGAGCATCTTGGACGAAGTCAACCCAGACTACGTCGCATGGAGTGCCG GTGCCGGTGGTAAATACGGCGCTGAAGGCACATACCGCATCGACCGTGACGCCGcaatcaacttcatcaacgccgccgccgccaaaccCTCCATCAgccgcttcctcctcgtTTCCTACAACGGCTCCCGTCGCAAAGCAGCTCCCTGGTGGACAGCCAGCGAATGGGAAGACTACCACAAGAACATCAACTTTGGCGTACTAGCGACCTATTACCAAGCCAAGATCGCCGCCGACGAAGTCCTATACGAAGTTTCCAAGCAGAGCCCAACTTTGGTAGGCATTGACCTCCGCCCGGGCAGATTGACAGACGATCCCAAAGGAAATGTCACACTAGGTAGAAACAAGAACGTCAAAGGGGAAGTCCCTAGGGAAACT AGCGGGTGGATAGATTTGCTgcagggcgatgatgatatcAACGAAGCTGTTGCCGCCGTAGTCcgtgatggcgttgatgctgctgagggcGAAGACATTTATGCAAAGTACGCGTAG
- a CDS encoding G protein-coupled glucose receptor regulating gpa2 domain-containing protein, with translation MHSPANDTSGSELSPREIEVLITIERTGAGLSMVAITLTLVSFFLIKKLRTTPNMFIVLASIANAGASIASMIGYDGLDKGESSALCQGQGFIFEWFMQSDPWWSFAMAFNVFLVFFFNANPATFRKRIWIYCIICFGGPLVPAVVLVSIHDDAKGPVFGNAALWCWVDSNWSLVRLYAYYIPIWICIFGSIIIYVAVGYHVFRNRNRLRNFAVRIPITAKRSDGGTSEAGDSTEESLTRRQDYYGTATTEVQVTSNTPDNDDFSLPMIPPAIYSHGPAIVSCGRSWAVPQAASYYGQSIERFPRPSAALPPARPHFAHSRLDPVKMAYLRTSFIFGFAILITWIPSSVNRLYSLTYDGRVDFQLSIASGIWPIPRRGYRNTVRMDGRLDVVTYGNRNTLELPAMARLKASRVSDDDELELSERFR, from the exons ATGCATTCCCCTGCCAACGATACCAGCGGCTCGGAGCTGAGCCCTCGAGAGATCGAGgtcctcatcaccatcgagCGGACTGGCGCAGGCCTCTCCATGGTGGCCATCACGCTCACTCTtgtgtctttcttcttgatcaagaaACTTCGAACCACTCCCAACATGTTCATCGTCTTGGCTTCCATTGCAAATGCTGGTGCGAGCATCGCTTCCATGATTGGCTACGATGGCCTCGACAAGGGCGAAAGCTCTGCTCTCTGCCAGGGTCAAGGCTTCATCTTTGAATG GTTCATGCAATCTGATCCCTGGTGGTCGTTCGCCATGGCGTTCAATGtgtttctcgtcttcttcttcaacgctAATCCCGCTACTTTTCGGAAGCGCATCTGGATTTACTGCATCATCTGCTTCGGCGGTCCTCTGGTGCCTGCCGTCGTCTTAGTTTCCATCCACGACGATGCAAAGGGTCCCGTCTTTGGGAATGCAGCT CTTTGGTGCTGGGTTGATTCAAACTGGAGTCTAGTACGCCTCTACGCCTATTACATCCCCATATGGATCTGCATCTTTGGATCAATCATCATCTACGTCGCCGTGGGATATCACGTATTCCGCAACCGGAACCGCCTTCGCAACTTTGCAGTCCGCATCCCAATCACAGCTAAGAGAAGTGATGGTGGAACCAGCGAAGCTGGAGATTCAACTGAAGAG AGCCTCACCCGGAGACAAGATTACTATGGCACTGCAACCACTGAAGTCCAGGTCACATCAAACACGCccgacaatgatgacttctctcttcccatgATCCCTCCTGCCATTTACTCTCACGGTCCTGCTATTGTGTCATGCGGCCGATCGTGGGCAGTACCTCAAGCAGCGAGTTATTATGGTCAAAGCATTGAGAGATTCCCCCGACCGAGcgcagctcttcctcctgcaCGGCCACACTTTGCGCATTCA CGACTTGATCCTGTCAAGATGGCCTACTTACGCaccagcttcatctttggtTTTGCTATTTTGATCACCTGGATTCCAAGTTCTGTCAACCGGCTCTACAGCCTTACGTATGATGGCCGCGTTGACTTCCAGCTCAGTATTGCTAGCGG CATTTGGCCAATCCCTCGCCGAGGCTACCGCAATACTGTTCGGATGGATGGCAGATTGGATGTCGTGACGTACGGTAATCGGAACACGCTTGAGTTGCCTGCCATGGCCCGACTCAAGGCCTCGCGTGTttctgatgatgacgagctggagctctCAGAGCGCTTCCGTtga